The candidate division KSB1 bacterium genome has a window encoding:
- a CDS encoding sigma-54 dependent transcriptional regulator, whose translation MKGTILIIEDEEAVRWALRDTLKRRGYAVRTAETGEEGLRLAQQEIMDLVLLDVRLPGMSGLEVLQRLREEDPDLPVIMITAYEDVDPVIRAMKLGAYDYFIKTVDRDVLLHAIERALETNQLKREVARLKAERLTRVETGLLGVSKAIREVRQLIRMVAATPRTSVLIQGESGTGKELVADAIHALSARADKPMVKINCAAIPENLLESELFGHERGAFTDAKKAKKGLFEIADGGTLFLDEISTMKLSLQPKLLRVLETNVFRRVGGVTDVRVDVRVIAATNRNLWDCVREGLFREDLYYRLKVMEITIPPLRERKEDILPLAKFFLETLNREFGKSIEGISHAAEDLLLAYPWPGNVRELRNVIERAAILCNSRLIEPKHLPLELRQGEAVVLPHNNAGSEANDDSLEAAEKRHILKVLEKAGGNKSRAARMLNISRSTLRDKLRQYGIP comes from the coding sequence ATGAAGGGGACCATCCTCATCATTGAGGACGAGGAGGCGGTACGCTGGGCCCTGCGCGACACGCTGAAGAGGCGCGGCTACGCGGTGCGCACGGCCGAAACGGGCGAAGAGGGTCTCCGCCTGGCTCAGCAGGAAATCATGGACCTTGTGCTTCTGGATGTCCGGCTCCCGGGGATGAGCGGCCTCGAGGTCTTGCAGCGACTCCGGGAGGAGGATCCGGACCTCCCGGTGATCATGATCACTGCCTACGAGGATGTGGATCCGGTGATCCGCGCCATGAAGCTCGGCGCGTACGACTACTTCATCAAGACCGTGGACCGGGACGTTCTTCTCCATGCCATCGAGCGCGCCCTGGAAACCAACCAACTCAAGCGCGAGGTGGCGCGCCTGAAGGCGGAGCGCCTCACCCGCGTGGAGACGGGTCTTTTGGGAGTGAGTAAGGCTATTCGCGAGGTCCGCCAGCTCATCCGCATGGTCGCGGCTACTCCTCGAACCTCGGTGCTCATTCAGGGCGAAAGCGGGACGGGCAAGGAGCTGGTGGCCGACGCGATCCACGCCCTCAGCGCACGCGCGGACAAGCCCATGGTGAAGATCAATTGTGCCGCCATTCCCGAGAATTTGCTGGAGAGCGAGCTCTTCGGCCATGAGCGGGGTGCCTTCACAGATGCCAAGAAAGCCAAGAAGGGACTTTTCGAAATTGCCGATGGCGGCACCCTCTTCCTCGACGAAATCAGCACCATGAAGCTGTCGCTCCAGCCGAAACTCCTGCGCGTGCTGGAGACGAATGTCTTCCGGCGGGTGGGAGGTGTGACGGACGTCCGCGTGGATGTGCGCGTCATCGCCGCGACCAATCGCAATCTCTGGGATTGCGTCCGCGAGGGCCTCTTCCGGGAAGACCTGTACTATCGACTCAAGGTGATGGAGATTACCATTCCGCCGCTGCGGGAGCGGAAAGAGGACATACTGCCCTTGGCCAAGTTCTTTCTCGAAACGCTGAACCGGGAGTTCGGGAAGAGCATCGAGGGAATCTCGCACGCGGCCGAGGATCTTCTCCTGGCCTACCCGTGGCCTGGGAATGTTCGTGAATTGCGCAACGTCATCGAGCGCGCTGCCATTCTTTGCAATAGCCGGCTGATTGAGCCCAAACACCTGCCCCTGGAACTGCGGCAGGGCGAGGCTGTGGTCCTGCCGCACAACAATGCTGGTTCCGAGGCCAACGACGATTCGCTGGAGGCTGCGGAGAAAAGACACATCCTCAAGGTACTGGAGAAGGCAGGCGGCAACAAGTCCAGGGCCGCCCGCATGTTGAACATCTCTCGGTCGACGCTGCGGGACAAGTTGCGCCAATACGGAATCCCGTAG
- a CDS encoding LytTR family DNA-binding domain-containing protein, giving the protein MIREPRRFRSVIVDDEWLVRAELERMLRAFPEIEVVGQAENVAQAVQLVQEKRPDVIFLDIQMPGESGFELLDRINVDCKVIFVTAYDQYALRAFEVNALDYLLKPVTTERLAKAIQRLHTRTPAPEPPRTALDYNDVIYVLVSGTPRFVKVSLIKCITAAGNYSYLLYGDRRPELVPKTLSQWEEILPKSHFVRIHRSAIVNFEYVREVKRGRNYNYLVFLQGVEKPLTLSRRYAARLKKTLFW; this is encoded by the coding sequence ATGATCCGCGAGCCGAGACGCTTCCGAAGTGTCATCGTTGACGACGAGTGGCTTGTACGGGCAGAGCTGGAACGGATGCTGCGCGCCTTCCCGGAGATTGAGGTGGTGGGCCAGGCAGAAAACGTCGCTCAGGCTGTTCAACTGGTACAGGAGAAGCGCCCCGATGTGATCTTCCTCGATATCCAGATGCCAGGGGAATCAGGCTTTGAACTCCTGGACAGGATCAATGTAGATTGCAAGGTGATCTTCGTGACGGCCTACGACCAGTATGCCCTCCGGGCCTTCGAGGTCAACGCTCTGGACTATTTGCTCAAGCCCGTGACCACCGAGCGGTTAGCTAAGGCGATCCAGAGGCTTCACACGCGCACACCGGCTCCCGAGCCGCCGCGAACTGCTCTCGACTACAACGACGTGATTTACGTGCTGGTCAGCGGCACGCCGCGCTTCGTCAAGGTCTCCCTCATCAAGTGCATCACGGCCGCAGGAAATTACTCCTACCTGCTGTACGGGGATCGACGGCCGGAGCTTGTTCCCAAGACCCTGAGCCAGTGGGAGGAGATCTTACCCAAATCGCATTTTGTCCGCATTCACCGGTCCGCGATTGTGAATTTCGAGTACGTACGGGAGGTCAAGCGGGGGCGCAACTACAACTACCTGGTGTTCCTCCAGGGGGTGGAGAAGCCCCTCACCCTCAGCCGACGTTACGCAGCCCGCCTCAAGAAGACCCTCTTTTGGTAA
- a CDS encoding histidine kinase: MRVRGVWSKGAGLIAFLSGTVLLAQEPSPHFRNFSVEHGLSHSKVNCIYQDSQGFMWFGTNEGLNRFDAYEFKVFQWDPESPGSLSANLVRCIFEDSHGRLWIGTEAGGLNLFDRGTETFTHFSADSTSPVSLGGKNVNAILEDREGNLWLATENGLDRLNPDTGEIAHYPLPVGKEVPTREVLALCEDPDGRLWVGTAAAGLALFDRRTQQWTFFRHRDGDPSSIGDNAIYSLHVDTRGRLWIGTAYGGLNLLDRRTMRFHQYHPDPDDPESTTIRAILDDGRGNLWVGNRSGLYRFNPRTGQFVRYNHNPSDPASLAHNSVLTLFKDRKGDLWIGTRGGVSYLSFDLPFYRFRAEANNPRCLNDGTVYALLEDRQGNLWFGTEHGGLNYLDRTTGLFTYYTRHPQRRNSLSVNNIKALLEDRHGNLWIGTYGGGLNILDPSRTRFTHLSAGRAGRPGLSANHVMALLEDREGAIWVGTYGGGLDLVRARGPRIEKIERVLPNDSIPGFENILALCEDRQGAIWVGSGNNRVACLNKRTGAIRLYLLGDRTGNVDTRCIVEDSRGRLWFGTVGAGLYCLDSTRQVLRNYTRKDGLPSNTVYGILEDNHGFLWLSTTNGLSRFDPRTGQCKNYGREAGLASDQFNYNAYCRTRRGEMLFGGINGVTIFHPDSIRENAYVPPVVITDFRIFNRPVLVGGKEPILRQHISQTSTLVLSYRHSVFSFEFAALNYANSEQNQYAYKMEGFDQDWIWAGNRRFAVYTNLNPGTYTFRVRAANNDGRWNDQGVAVRIRILPPFWQTWWFRLLLVLILGVLAYHFMDYQKQKRNALKAMALANEAQLKLLRYQMNPHFLFNAHNSIRSMIHIDKDRAWQMITELSEFFRYTLMNFNKLYASLEEELNALNNYLHIEKIRYGDSLDVRFEIDDAARQCLIPAFTFQPLVENAIRYGMKTGPIPLKVAVVVRYRRGILSIDVSNTGRLLSPKETGTDGDLGLHGTSLQNIRQRLEIMFRNRHSFRLYEQDGWVHARIRIRYKRPEIASRLQAHEERLS; encoded by the coding sequence ATGCGTGTCCGAGGAGTTTGGTCGAAGGGCGCGGGGCTAATCGCTTTCCTCTCCGGCACCGTGCTTCTCGCCCAAGAGCCAAGCCCCCATTTCCGCAACTTCTCCGTCGAACACGGACTCTCCCACAGCAAGGTCAACTGCATTTACCAGGACAGCCAGGGCTTCATGTGGTTTGGCACCAATGAGGGACTGAATCGATTCGACGCCTACGAGTTCAAGGTCTTTCAATGGGACCCAGAGTCACCTGGGAGCCTCTCCGCAAACCTCGTCCGCTGCATTTTTGAGGATAGCCACGGGAGGTTGTGGATTGGGACCGAAGCCGGCGGCCTGAACCTTTTTGATCGCGGGACCGAGACGTTCACGCATTTCAGCGCGGATTCCACGTCGCCCGTGAGCCTCGGGGGTAAGAATGTGAATGCCATCCTCGAAGACCGCGAGGGCAACCTGTGGCTGGCAACGGAAAATGGGCTGGACCGCTTGAACCCCGACACCGGAGAAATCGCCCATTACCCGCTTCCCGTAGGCAAGGAAGTGCCCACGCGGGAAGTCCTGGCGCTCTGCGAAGACCCCGACGGACGCCTATGGGTAGGCACTGCCGCCGCCGGGCTTGCCCTCTTCGACCGTCGCACCCAGCAGTGGACCTTCTTCCGCCACCGCGATGGCGACCCCTCCAGCATCGGCGACAACGCCATCTACTCGCTGCACGTGGACACCCGGGGCCGTCTCTGGATTGGCACCGCCTACGGAGGCCTCAACCTCCTTGACCGGCGAACCATGCGCTTCCACCAATACCACCCTGATCCCGACGATCCGGAGAGCACCACCATCCGGGCGATTCTGGACGATGGCCGCGGAAACCTCTGGGTGGGCAACCGAAGCGGCCTCTACCGCTTCAATCCGCGCACGGGACAGTTCGTCCGCTACAACCACAACCCAAGTGACCCCGCGAGCCTCGCCCACAACTCCGTCCTGACCCTGTTCAAGGACAGGAAGGGAGACCTTTGGATTGGGACGCGCGGCGGCGTCAGCTACCTGAGTTTCGATCTGCCTTTCTACCGCTTCCGGGCCGAAGCGAACAATCCCAGATGCCTCAACGACGGGACGGTCTACGCCCTCCTGGAAGATCGCCAAGGCAATCTCTGGTTTGGCACGGAGCACGGCGGACTGAACTACTTGGACCGCACTACGGGCCTTTTCACCTACTACACGCGCCACCCTCAGAGGAGGAACAGCCTCAGCGTCAACAACATCAAGGCCCTCCTTGAGGACCGCCACGGGAACCTGTGGATCGGCACCTACGGAGGAGGGCTGAACATCCTCGATCCCAGCCGGACGAGATTCACGCACCTATCTGCCGGACGTGCGGGGCGCCCTGGCCTTTCGGCCAATCACGTAATGGCCTTACTCGAGGATCGCGAGGGAGCCATCTGGGTCGGCACGTACGGTGGTGGACTCGACCTTGTGCGGGCGCGAGGGCCACGCATCGAGAAGATTGAGCGCGTCCTGCCTAATGACAGCATCCCCGGCTTCGAGAATATCCTCGCCCTCTGCGAGGATCGCCAGGGAGCCATCTGGGTCGGATCTGGAAACAACCGCGTGGCGTGTCTGAACAAACGCACCGGCGCGATCCGCCTGTACCTACTGGGCGACCGAACCGGCAACGTGGACACGCGCTGCATCGTCGAGGATTCTCGGGGCAGGCTCTGGTTCGGGACCGTGGGGGCAGGGCTTTACTGCCTCGATTCGACCCGGCAGGTGCTCCGCAATTATACCCGAAAGGACGGCCTTCCCAGCAACACCGTGTACGGCATCTTAGAAGACAACCACGGCTTCCTATGGTTGAGCACAACCAACGGCCTCTCCCGCTTTGATCCCCGCACGGGTCAGTGCAAGAACTACGGTCGAGAGGCCGGCCTGGCAAGCGATCAGTTCAATTACAATGCCTATTGCCGTACGCGCCGGGGCGAGATGCTCTTCGGAGGGATCAACGGCGTAACCATCTTTCACCCGGACAGCATCCGCGAAAACGCGTACGTCCCGCCCGTGGTGATCACGGATTTCCGCATCTTCAACCGGCCGGTCTTAGTCGGGGGCAAGGAGCCCATCCTCCGGCAGCACATCAGTCAGACCAGCACGCTTGTCCTTTCGTACCGCCACTCCGTGTTCTCGTTCGAGTTCGCAGCCCTGAATTACGCCAATAGCGAGCAGAATCAATATGCCTACAAGATGGAGGGGTTCGACCAGGATTGGATCTGGGCGGGAAACCGCCGCTTCGCGGTGTATACAAACCTGAATCCGGGGACGTACACCTTCCGCGTGAGGGCCGCGAACAACGACGGCCGCTGGAACGACCAGGGGGTAGCGGTGCGCATTCGGATTTTGCCCCCCTTCTGGCAGACCTGGTGGTTCCGCCTGCTCTTGGTCCTTATTCTGGGAGTCCTCGCCTACCACTTCATGGACTACCAGAAGCAGAAGCGCAACGCCCTGAAGGCAATGGCCCTGGCCAACGAGGCGCAGCTCAAGCTGCTGCGGTACCAGATGAACCCGCACTTCCTCTTCAACGCCCACAACTCCATCCGTTCGATGATCCACATCGACAAGGACCGCGCCTGGCAAATGATCACCGAGCTCTCCGAGTTCTTCCGCTACACGCTCATGAACTTCAACAAGCTGTACGCTTCCCTCGAGGAGGAACTCAACGCCCTGAACAACTACCTGCACATTGAGAAAATCCGTTACGGCGACTCCCTCGACGTCCGCTTCGAGATCGACGACGCTGCCCGCCAATGCCTCATCCCCGCCTTCACCTTCCAGCCGCTGGTGGAAAACGCCATCCGCTACGGGATGAAGACGGGCCCGATCCCACTGAAGGTGGCCGTCGTAGTGCGCTACCGAAGAGGGATCCTGTCCATTGACGTGTCCAACACGGGGCGCCTCCTCTCCCCCAAGGAGACCGGAACGGACGGTGACCTGGGCCTCCACGGCACCTCGCTGCAGAACATTCGCCAGCGCCTGGAAATCATGTTCAGGAACCGACACTCCTTCCGACTGTATGAGCAGGACGGATGGGTGCATGCGCGGATCCGGATCCGGTACAAGCGGCCCGAAATCGCCTCCCGGCTCCAGGCGCACGAGGAGCGCCTGTCGTGA
- a CDS encoding TonB-dependent receptor: MSRRVGPRAFTLLAWFLAGGIAAFPLGVGLAQSVGKIAGTVRDAQTGEPLPGANVVIVGTTMGAAADEQGDYFILSVPPGRYEVRASMMGYESVSVVDVIVNAGRTTRVDFRLAQRVLELREVVIQAVRPDVERDKTSTSAILRFDEVEMLPGVRNIADVINLTADVVDGHFRGGRTGEEYYILQGLGIVNPLDRSAAFLPIMSAVEEVEVITSGFGAQYGNAQSGVVNISMKEGDPRTWRTRVELRARAPGRKHFGPSVYDPAANVYLQLLLLDETWLRGDPSSDLRQPYYGSMGSGLTNYFKGDTLIQMAVAKALWLQSRRDIGRDYGEEIDHSVEVATGGPINNRLRMFVAARANRDWPTFPTERPNAEYQAMGNVVADLGGAATLRVSGGLSHQRGNIFPGSNSVSGYQRWLWDRITGIQQRKRVNAQLGMRFTKMFSPSAYLELKLNSLFTNNYQGSTPVPNVLPDTVDVNWVVGTIAFPNNNSPDLLNYQLGYDNFLDQKTRTISLEGSFTDQITKSHLLSAGVQVNTYRIDVSNFLGIRSTRQLERYKAHPFEAAVYVQDKMEFEGMIANVGLRYDLWYAGTEYYTDLYTPFGDPDAHGRFDPSKGKTEKAPVYMRLQPRLGISFPVSVGTVFHLNYGAFMQRPAFQYIVSRRLGQRLNDPVILGNPKLEPETTNSYDVGVVQSLGQGFTLDVSGYYKDVKNLVQQANFIDQRAGYQVSSYFNLDYADIRGFRIVLSKRRGALTGSINYQYGYATGKSATATAATPIFNRDTSNVVTTDLTNVPTRDIILDFDRTHNLVVALSYAFGRDFGPQVLGTRPLADLNVSAYSTVRSGRPYTSPFDIRLINVKRAPAEYNTDLRITKIVRKFLGVQARFYCEVYNVFNNKILNYDYLFQRPTATNPNLPLQYYEKYPIDDKRNGVRYWWDKGRQGPFAIDQSFLIYDNQPRSFQFGVVFEF; encoded by the coding sequence ATGAGCCGGAGGGTCGGGCCGCGAGCCTTCACGCTGCTGGCATGGTTCCTCGCAGGGGGCATCGCTGCATTTCCCCTTGGAGTCGGCTTAGCTCAGAGCGTGGGGAAGATCGCCGGTACCGTACGGGACGCCCAGACGGGTGAACCCCTGCCGGGTGCCAACGTGGTGATTGTGGGGACCACCATGGGTGCCGCCGCCGACGAACAGGGCGACTATTTCATTCTGAGCGTCCCGCCCGGTCGCTACGAGGTCCGAGCCTCGATGATGGGCTACGAGTCGGTGTCGGTGGTCGATGTGATCGTGAACGCGGGCAGAACAACCCGCGTCGATTTCCGCCTCGCCCAGAGGGTGTTAGAACTGCGCGAAGTAGTCATTCAGGCCGTCCGCCCCGATGTGGAGCGTGATAAGACATCAACCAGCGCCATCCTGCGTTTCGACGAAGTGGAGATGCTACCTGGGGTTCGGAACATTGCCGACGTCATTAACCTCACAGCCGACGTGGTGGACGGTCACTTCCGCGGCGGCCGTACAGGGGAGGAGTATTACATCCTCCAGGGACTGGGCATCGTGAACCCTCTGGACCGCTCGGCTGCCTTCCTGCCCATCATGAGCGCGGTAGAGGAGGTGGAGGTCATCACGAGCGGATTCGGCGCGCAATACGGCAATGCCCAGTCGGGCGTGGTGAACATCTCCATGAAGGAGGGGGACCCGCGAACGTGGCGGACGCGCGTGGAGCTCCGTGCGCGCGCACCGGGGCGCAAGCACTTCGGCCCCAGCGTCTACGATCCGGCGGCCAACGTTTACCTACAACTCCTGCTACTGGATGAGACCTGGTTGCGCGGGGATCCGAGCTCCGACCTCCGCCAGCCCTACTACGGCTCAATGGGCTCAGGCCTGACCAACTATTTCAAGGGAGACACTCTTATCCAGATGGCGGTGGCTAAGGCGCTGTGGCTGCAGAGCCGCCGCGATATCGGGCGCGATTATGGGGAAGAGATCGACCACTCGGTAGAGGTCGCCACCGGCGGGCCCATCAACAATCGCCTGCGGATGTTTGTGGCAGCGCGCGCCAATCGCGACTGGCCGACATTCCCGACCGAGAGGCCGAACGCTGAGTATCAGGCCATGGGCAACGTGGTCGCGGACCTGGGCGGTGCGGCGACCCTGCGGGTCAGCGGGGGCCTCTCCCACCAGCGAGGAAACATCTTCCCCGGCTCGAACAGCGTCAGCGGATACCAGCGTTGGCTCTGGGATCGGATCACGGGGATCCAGCAGAGAAAGAGGGTCAATGCCCAGCTCGGCATGCGCTTCACGAAGATGTTCAGCCCGAGCGCCTACCTGGAGCTCAAGCTGAATTCCCTCTTCACCAACAATTACCAAGGCTCGACCCCTGTGCCGAACGTGTTGCCCGATACGGTAGACGTGAACTGGGTGGTAGGGACCATCGCCTTTCCGAACAACAATTCGCCGGACCTGTTGAACTACCAGCTGGGTTACGACAATTTCCTGGACCAGAAGACGCGTACGATCTCCCTGGAAGGTTCCTTCACCGATCAGATCACAAAGAGTCACCTTCTGAGCGCGGGTGTTCAGGTCAACACCTATCGGATCGATGTGTCCAATTTCCTGGGCATTCGGTCCACCCGCCAATTGGAGCGCTACAAGGCCCATCCATTTGAGGCGGCCGTCTACGTTCAGGACAAGATGGAATTCGAGGGGATGATCGCCAACGTGGGCTTGCGCTACGATCTGTGGTACGCGGGCACGGAATACTACACTGACCTTTACACGCCGTTCGGTGACCCGGACGCCCACGGACGCTTCGACCCGTCCAAAGGCAAGACGGAGAAGGCGCCCGTCTACATGCGATTGCAGCCACGACTCGGCATTTCCTTCCCCGTCTCGGTGGGTACGGTGTTCCATCTCAATTACGGTGCCTTCATGCAGAGGCCTGCGTTCCAGTACATCGTCTCCCGGAGGCTGGGCCAGCGCCTCAACGACCCAGTGATCCTGGGCAATCCGAAGCTGGAGCCTGAGACGACCAATAGCTACGATGTGGGAGTGGTCCAATCTCTTGGTCAGGGCTTCACCCTGGACGTGAGCGGCTACTACAAGGACGTGAAGAATCTGGTCCAGCAGGCGAACTTTATCGATCAGAGAGCCGGCTATCAGGTGAGCTCCTATTTCAACCTCGATTACGCGGATATCCGCGGCTTCCGCATCGTGCTGAGCAAGCGGAGAGGAGCCCTCACCGGCTCGATCAACTATCAGTACGGGTACGCGACGGGTAAGAGCGCAACGGCTACGGCCGCCACGCCGATTTTCAACCGGGATACGAGCAATGTGGTCACCACCGACCTCACGAACGTGCCGACGCGGGACATCATCCTGGATTTCGATCGGACGCACAATCTGGTGGTGGCTCTTTCCTACGCCTTCGGCAGGGATTTCGGCCCCCAGGTGTTGGGTACGCGACCGCTGGCCGACCTCAACGTCTCTGCCTACTCCACGGTCCGGAGCGGCCGGCCCTATACTTCCCCGTTCGACATTCGCCTCATCAACGTGAAGCGGGCCCCCGCCGAGTACAACACGGATCTGCGGATCACCAAGATCGTGCGCAAGTTCCTCGGTGTACAGGCCCGTTTCTACTGTGAGGTCTACAACGTCTTCAACAACAAGATCCTGAACTACGACTATCTCTTCCAGAGGCCCACGGCGACCAACCCGAACCTGCCGCTTCAGTACTACGAGAAATACCCGATTGACGACAAGCGGAATGGCGTCCGTTACTGGTGGGACAAGGGGAGGCAGGGTCCGTTTGCGATCGACCAGTCCTTCCTGATTTACGACAATCAACCCCGCTCCTTCCAGTTCGGTGTGGTATTCGAGTTCTAA
- a CDS encoding T9SS C-terminal target domain-containing protein, with product MWRRRNAAVVLVGLLAGIASTATSQQRDWRVHTRGMLHQTVFNTGELGRAYSAGGTIQVGMPSMEWPPYSNMVLDRRNYPGQHNSFGSGIWLAGTRPSGRKYAFCGAVSNASGDPVPVVGVYSIPIRIERIENFPVLATGELNPNFNPDEAEEIIISEWDTPVGVRVTRTSRAWSYPGYNNFIIYEYEFKNVSPDTITDLFITFACSFAPSMFGYQRNHGNWTESAFRGQPPAGLGDHFARFDLRRWLSYNHERDGLPDPVFFEEWSKPGDRGGLNSPQAVGIMVLHYDYEHLARKDQTKQVFLATTDSAGMWDENGKAKQPFLLRYENGNLPETKIGTWMDPTLQRKTAIWQGSKDSSIFCGQFDPELWPYWKGRTKGSVNLSWWQPVNRAYGFYPYILPPGETIRFAVAEVVGYGPGVAGDSVYKDLGGNIRAGVDAGFYFHPVPSWYKKLRYDYLGTKDYIGSDYLQTHPLPWYVTPGVVSIRDVADRAIQIYTGRPLMKYDTLQYKPEEAPPRGRYDTVPIPFPAPAIRVENTHAAANRIVWGPEVENFTCPRLRAPLSHYLVLRAPHPLGPWTVIDSVGIRDPRYFRDGQYAVLDPYSNLGDNVAYAVVSVDELGGRSGMTNLTIHETQAPPSERLGKVYVVPNPLIVTSGLTGSDPAGEIGDRIQFMGLTKRCVIRIFSYTGQLVMTIRHERETYGNPWYQLSVNNQLIASGVYYFVVEDLDTGERASGKFVVIH from the coding sequence ATGTGGCGGAGAAGGAATGCTGCGGTTGTGCTTGTCGGTCTGCTTGCGGGGATAGCCTCGACGGCCACCAGTCAGCAGCGGGACTGGAGGGTCCACACTCGCGGCATGCTGCATCAGACGGTTTTCAATACGGGGGAGCTCGGACGGGCCTATAGCGCCGGAGGCACCATCCAGGTCGGCATGCCCTCGATGGAATGGCCCCCCTATTCCAACATGGTGCTCGACCGTCGGAACTACCCCGGTCAGCACAATTCCTTTGGAAGCGGGATCTGGTTGGCCGGTACACGTCCCAGCGGTCGGAAGTACGCCTTTTGCGGCGCAGTTTCCAACGCCAGTGGTGATCCGGTTCCGGTGGTGGGCGTCTACAGCATCCCCATTCGGATTGAGAGGATTGAGAATTTCCCCGTGCTGGCCACTGGGGAGCTGAATCCGAACTTCAACCCCGACGAGGCGGAGGAGATCATCATCTCCGAGTGGGACACTCCGGTGGGCGTTCGGGTGACCCGGACAAGCCGGGCGTGGAGCTATCCTGGCTACAACAACTTCATCATCTACGAGTACGAGTTCAAGAACGTGAGCCCGGACACCATTACGGACCTTTTCATCACCTTCGCCTGTTCTTTTGCTCCGTCCATGTTCGGCTACCAGCGGAACCACGGGAATTGGACCGAAAGCGCCTTCCGGGGGCAGCCCCCGGCTGGTCTCGGCGACCATTTCGCTCGCTTCGATCTGCGCCGCTGGCTGAGCTACAACCACGAGCGAGACGGCCTTCCCGACCCGGTCTTCTTCGAGGAGTGGTCTAAGCCAGGGGACCGCGGGGGGTTGAACTCACCCCAGGCTGTGGGGATCATGGTTCTGCACTACGACTACGAGCACCTGGCTCGGAAGGACCAGACGAAGCAGGTTTTCCTGGCCACCACAGACAGCGCCGGCATGTGGGACGAGAACGGCAAGGCCAAGCAGCCGTTCCTCCTCCGATACGAGAACGGCAACCTTCCCGAAACGAAGATCGGAACGTGGATGGATCCAACCCTGCAGCGGAAGACGGCGATCTGGCAAGGGTCAAAAGACTCCTCCATCTTCTGCGGGCAGTTCGATCCCGAGCTCTGGCCTTACTGGAAGGGGCGCACAAAAGGGTCGGTCAACCTTTCCTGGTGGCAGCCGGTGAACCGCGCCTATGGGTTCTACCCCTACATCCTCCCGCCGGGGGAGACCATCCGCTTTGCCGTAGCGGAGGTGGTCGGGTATGGTCCGGGCGTAGCGGGCGACAGCGTTTACAAGGATCTGGGCGGGAACATCCGGGCTGGCGTGGACGCGGGCTTCTACTTCCATCCAGTGCCGAGCTGGTATAAGAAGCTCCGTTACGACTACCTGGGAACCAAGGACTACATTGGCAGCGACTATCTCCAAACCCACCCCCTACCTTGGTACGTGACGCCTGGCGTGGTCTCGATCCGGGACGTGGCGGACCGCGCCATTCAGATCTACACGGGACGCCCGCTAATGAAGTACGACACCTTGCAGTACAAGCCGGAGGAGGCCCCGCCCAGAGGCCGCTACGACACCGTGCCGATCCCCTTCCCGGCCCCGGCGATCCGGGTCGAGAATACCCACGCCGCCGCTAACCGGATTGTGTGGGGCCCGGAGGTGGAGAACTTCACCTGTCCGAGACTGCGAGCACCCCTGAGTCATTACCTCGTGCTGCGCGCACCGCATCCCCTGGGGCCGTGGACCGTGATCGACTCGGTCGGAATTCGCGATCCTCGGTACTTCCGGGACGGTCAGTACGCGGTCCTGGATCCTTATAGCAATTTGGGGGACAACGTTGCTTACGCCGTGGTCTCGGTGGATGAGCTGGGCGGAAGAAGCGGGATGACCAACCTGACCATCCACGAGACCCAGGCGCCACCCTCGGAAAGGCTGGGCAAGGTTTACGTGGTGCCCAATCCGCTGATCGTGACGAGCGGGCTTACGGGCTCGGACCCCGCCGGGGAGATTGGTGACCGGATCCAGTTCATGGGTCTTACCAAGCGCTGCGTAATCCGTATCTTCTCGTATACCGGACAGCTTGTAATGACCATCCGGCATGAGCGAGAGACCTACGGCAATCCGTGGTATCAACTGAGCGTGAACAATCAGCTGATCGCCTCGGGGGTGTACTACTTCGTGGTGGAAGATCTCGACACGGGCGAGCGAGCCAGCGGCAAGTTCGTGGTGATCCACTAA